The Solanum lycopersicum chromosome 6, SLM_r2.1 genome has a window encoding:
- the LOC101268110 gene encoding golgin IMH1-like produces MAAPPTPQKGASQTRPPLFNGKYYGWWKNRMMDHLIGENPDLWGVILDGPTIPMKTATDGITKIPKERKEWNVEDKLAIQNNAKAKKILICGIGPDEYNRISSCQDAKAIWETLQTAHEETTQVKKSKIDNLNRQYELFRMAEGETIQDMHTRFTSIVNEMYSLGEIVSNEKTVRKLLSVLPETYESKVEAITEARDLDSLGMDELIGNLITYELKKNQDKEIGGKIKERNLVLNATTSDDFEDENIALITKRFTRMLKRGHTFQKKAFQKPSENTKYQVCHKCGSLDHFIKFCPLWALEQKKVNFEKGKDIKKDKFVPSNRRMTTQEADMSIKRAFAAMGNSSDEDFEGDETENQSLLALEQEDDYDFLALVAVETKEEKEICRSQETILALMAGSDSEEEKEEEDMNEKVSLHHIQDNLSSYSIRELESLLYTLIDAYKNVDSKRELIMEDYASLREENKILEKQNLHLLSKNAKLSKNLDLITKRNEALSKELLVTKIEAENGMRWNRSSILLDNMHKNRTSEKHGIGFDRTSSQGSVKRKQKQWYLDSACSRHMTGDKISFLSLKNIKGGNVAFGNGKNGEIKEIGKVGSMDTHAIENVYYVNGLQHNLLSVYQICDKGNNVLFTEKECRVTNSVTGNLVLLGKRHKNAYKAKIVDSKEGTLKCLSAVSDCSILWHKRMGHISMTTINKLISKDLVRGLPTKSFKDNQVCGTCIQGKQVRSSFKPKLTVSTTKPLELLHMDLCGPMRVLSKGGKRYVFVIVDDYSRFTWKLFLATKDETFTMFEIFAKLVQKKFNKEIISIRSDNGWSLRTHNSYNFGLQMGLSITFQHL; encoded by the exons ATGGCAGCACCACCTACCCCACAAAAGGGAGCTTCACAAACACGACCACCACTGTTCAATGGCAAATATTATGGATGGTGGAAAAATCGTATGATGGACCATCTTATTGGCGAAAATCCTGATCTATGGGGAGTAATTCTAGATGGCCCAACCATACCTATGAAAACCGCAACTGATGGAATCACCAAAAtcccaaaggaaagaaaagaatggaatgTTGAAGATAAGCTTGCAATTCAAAACAATGCCAAAGCCAAGAAAATTCTGATATGTGGCATAGGACCAGACGAATACAATCGAATCTCGTCATGTCAAGATGCCAAAGCCATATGGGAAACACTGCAAACAGCTCATGAGGAAACAACGCAAGTCAAGAAGTCtaaaattgataacttgaacAGGCAATATGAGCTGTTCAGGATGGCAGAAGGGGAGACTATTCAAGACATGCACACCAGGTTCACCTCCATCGttaatgaaatgtactctttAGGAGAGATAGTGTCTAACGAAAAGACAGTAAGGAAACTCTTGAGTGTCCTTCCTGAAACTTACGAAAGCAAAGTCGAGGCTATCACTGAAGCTCGCGACCTAGACTCACTGGGAATGGATGAGTTAATTGGTAATCTCATCACATACGAACTTAAGAAAAACCAAGATAAGGAAATTGGaggaaaaataaaggaaagGAACCTGGTTCTAAACGCTACTACatcagatgattttgaagatgaaaatattgccCTCATAACCAAAAGGTTCACTAGAATGCTAAAGAGAGGGCATACCTTTCAAAAGAAAGCTTTTCAAAAACCATCCGAAAACACTAAATACCAGGTTTGTCATAAGTGTGGGAGCCTAGATCACTTCATCAAATTCTGTCCACTTTGGGCCTTAGAGCAGAAAAAGGTAAACTTTGAGAAGGGGaaagacatcaaaaaggataagTTTGTCCCCTCAAACAGAAGAATGACAACTCAAGAGGCAGACATGTCAATAAAGAGGGCTTTTGCAGCAATGGGGAATTCATCTGATGAAGATTTTGAAGGTGATGAGACAGAAAACCAGTCTCTTCTTGCACTAGAACAAGAAGATGATTATGACTTTCTTGCCCTTGTAGCAGTGGAAACCaaggaagaaaaggaaatttGCAGATCACAAGAAACCATACTAGCACTCATGGCTGGATCAGATTCTgaagaggagaaagaagaagaagatatgaaTGAAAAGGTTAGTCTTCATCACATACAAGACAATCTAAGCTCATACTCAATAAGGGAGCTAGAATCCCtactttacactctcattgatGCATATAAAAACGTAGACTCAAAAAGGGAATTGATAATGGAAGACTATGCATCactaagagaagaaaacaagattCTTGAAAAACAGAATCTTCATCTTTTATCCAAGAATGCTAAACTAAGTAAAAACCTAGACTTGATAACTAAAAGGAATGAAGCACTCTCCAAAGAGCTTCTTGTGACTAAAATTGAAGCAGAAAATGGAATGAGATGGAACAGGTCTTCCATACTGCTTGACAACATGCACAAGAATCGCACATCTGAGAAACATGGAATAGGTTTTGATAGAACTAGCTCTCAA GGATCAGTGAAGAGGAAGCAGAAACAATGGtacctggatagtgcatgtTCCAGACACATGACTGGAGATAAAATAagcttcctctcactcaagaacATCAAAGGAGGAAACGTTGCCTTTGGTAATGGAAAAAATGGTGAAATTAAGGAAATTGGAAAGGTTGGATCAATGGATACTCATGCAATTGAGAATGTATATTATGTCAATGGCCTACAACATAATCTATTGAGCGTATATCAAATATGTGATAAAGGAAACAACGTTCTTTTTACAGAAAAGGAATGTAGAGTAACAAACTCAGTTACTGGGAACCTGGTTCTACTAGGTAAGAGACACAAGAATGCGTACAAAGCCAAGATTGTTGACTCCAAGGAAGGCACTCTTAAATGTCTAAGTGCAGTGTCTGATTGCTCTATTCTATGGCACAAAAGAATGGGACACATTAGCATGACAACTATAAACAAGCTCATATCTAAAGACCTAGTTAGGGGACTGCCAACCAAAAGTTTCAAGGACAACCAAGTATGTGGAACCTGCATTCAAGGAAAACAGGTTAGGTCATCCTTCAAACCAAAGTTGACAGTAAGTACTACCAAGCCACTAGAGCTGCTTCACATGGATCTGTGTGGACCAATGCGTGTACTAAGCAAGGGTGGAAAAAGATATGTGTTTGTAAtagttgatgactactcaagattCACTTGGAAATTGTTTCTTGCAACAAAGGACGAGACATTCACTATGTTTGAAATCTTTGCAAAGCTGGTTCAGAAGaaattcaacaaagaaataatcaGCATCAGATCTGATAATGGCTGGAGTTTGAGAACTCACAATTCCTACAATTTTGGACTACAAATGGGATTGAGCATAA